Proteins encoded by one window of Xiphophorus couchianus chromosome 13, X_couchianus-1.0, whole genome shotgun sequence:
- the LOC114156217 gene encoding uncharacterized protein LOC114156217 isoform X1, with product MECSLYCQICCQRFEELHHFKKHMTAKKHQQMLQDVFQKGRIFCTYQIPYVVFVAPKRKKEFQKSVGLSLITLCFSQNPDSSFYLCHVCKDKYSRNTILCHTFSQSHCFHYFVNTNPDYLSFSWKPEMDMTTLLGWKLKRESRKSELQTLQLLHLPPLLMKKLMLSTYSEVMQTLCENDKLFERFEAMHQNRVTLQGYHSNHNRQHPLLGLQHIVECVFSEPEQKYYLCTLCQLVIPSHTIIGHLLSFDHVQLYFKAWHPSTLTSKESDRNSFLLDCAKQAEKIHAAENISVQQVKLQPDVFKSVNFDSYSEALKSLESVTKRCLTISIKPGDKIDHHPASAPLTKEVKCMVDCQNCSKGFSNMFKYLEHLTNEEHIRMMQELSQDWTGHFYERGKFYVHLYTYINESLKTNMPPVGTSLVITCLTSVSKDDPFYLCIACRDLFHQSDVQNHFESRKHLISTQLYQNPWLLPFAWDGDLDDSALRWTAWKTEQNRGRIFLKIFDVPYSVFHCLDSQYEQVFHNLQVQYRGFTHKVPQSKTYSKHEQFPLLGKEFLALHHVAVAPNEVEVGCLCLLCERRVYKEEIEAHVFSREHVSTFLDCFHPDSLTYCTVDAETLLDLAKQAAKLHSLSCMQKIFLDEPIWDSCSYQEAKMILTNAKWTTDNENLVPPINRMRKLVSRIPPKHTNKQLQTDDQKAGTITDTKEKGLNQEEQTSGQEALSRETKVATEKEGPQKVCLKDLKNEGETVLSVKLSTEEAMTENPKETVVESHKNTEENNSALTKPGGSSSIKPEATQQQNNERKRPMTSDETSGNGCKMSPKRQRLTSNKSCFEEPTKMSQESGTKVMNTNAADKEEDHKKAVCSSNERSAAPGTSDKKPTSNTDQQKSTLSENSHTSPVPKSNKEPADGRNSAGSSPRSTNTKYKADVSPTKMKSLTFEGSTKSEKPQTVPSTTPSNTLKSTAGPYTQTKTTTSKTSTPESQTASMAPKSKTASKETCRAPSSSDTGSAATLKSEHPLKSKDPAAPKTKETSSATSEMAKPQVINVNTKSSVNSLTGGNPDSETAVQKRKPPASLHQKPEEIKKVRKDLPHVALSKTMPGGNFPKVGKNYLVVVSCEQKQQVYCLLCSVRLIASSHLMDSVHQYKYVKLKYPEWPGNEKMENELNRIIHKLANVDKELPHTQIVQRLEVKKDVYQTLGQLPDHLAIETVKTLVKQRDLKASSSPSVDNTEHASKGISSPCDVSSSGDWIPAFHDEMSDSADGHQLWASLDQALEMECVDEDALSPGQSFSEKSSDEEDLQVDEEIQDVAETMQTQDPQQVLDQCAQAEDTAETILKNAERRCPAELQRHQRSSGKDLEAQNLIQEHQQSMTDDKAGDVAETAQLNQLKVQDDSRSHREVTLVVAGQQNQSGNKAKPAPVLHLRAEEHSSSQANSTSLTGKDFLQSSDFHIFLTESNQDPNKVAGRAYVWECHSSYQKTFLCEICEEMLSSRDICRHMVSLDHQLKYLRREDQRFLDMFWLQDDLPLHFKNQVLMNVIQALSKREMALNVKPKYIWLTPELHKVLLATPFSKALEIFKSIRDEDLRVFHPSASAGHQTSERHKNGQQTAEPRSIQESLPANSMSAQILQKDQRREMADQNPDKAQPKEPTLAESFDPVGSGRTLRMDVISSSSKTDHAVLPDPNVGAQNLRPLEATPPNSKVDPVFPSSSTVVALSLEPCSSSLQPHYTSSVSQIEGSPRPQELNALYSKHNLVVPSFSPNPNLNTCSGDPLQPGFNPGVSQLRQNSGPLEMNSNSVTDLIPSSFVNLNQPISSVPLLRDINSMHQDFWQFTSKLVSVIKTSNQPALNTAESREVMKMSHSLVVPQGNAIVPTADLREPHRLHISVPKDISKIGNPKPNETGINQLPINTIITSRSSHIKQTFKGQTRTDVSRRQQPPTLSHTETVASPGGVNPYIQPAYLPSVHPGSVLTQSQLPLDAFYRQYVYPSQSYLQPVVNPMNMPSFGCSLTEQMPVVWTNADMQVYYSRRPESEQ from the exons ttATTGCATTTACCACCACTGCTCATGAAGAAGCTCATGTTATCAACCTACTCAGAAG TGATGCAAACCTTATgtgaaaatgacaaactttTTGAGAGGTTTGAAG CTATGCACCAAAACAGGGTGACTCTTCAAGGTTACCACAGCAACCACAACAGACAGCATCCGCTTCttg GACTGCAGCACAttgttgaatgtgttttttctgagCCAGAACAGAAGTACTACCTCTGCACACTGTGCCAGCTTGTGATTCCCAGCCACACGATCATCGGACATTTACTGAGCTTTGACCACGTGCAATTGTATTTT AAAGCCTGGCATCCCTCAACACTGACCTCAAAGGAGTCGGACAGGAATAGTTTCCTGCTTGATTGTGCAAAGCAAGCTGAGAAAATTCATGctgctgaaaatatttctgtgcaG CAAGTGAAACTGCAGCCCGATGTCTTCAAGTCGGTGAATTTTGATTCCTATTCAGAAG CTTTGAAGAGCCTGGAATCCGTCACAAAGAGATGCTTAACCATAAGCATTAAACCAGGCGACAAGATTG ATCATCATCCAGCCTCTGCTCCTTTAACTAAGGAGGTCAAATGCATGGTGGACTGCCAG aactgcagTAAAGGTTTCTCCAACATGTTCAAGTATTTGGAGCATTTAACAAACGAAGAACACATAAGG ATGATGCAGGAACTTTCTCAAG ATTGGACAGGACATTTTTATGAGCGAG GAAAGTTCTATGTGCACCTGTACACGTACATCAACGAGTCTTTAAAGACAAATATGCCACCTGTCG GAACATCACTGGTTATAACGTGCCTCACCTCGGTTTCTAAAGATGACCCATTTTATCTGTGCATCGCCTGTCGGGATTTGTTTCATCAGTCTGACGTCCAGAATCATTTTGAATCCCGGAAGCATCTAATAAGCACTCAG TTGTATCAGAATCCCTGGCTGCTGCCTTTTGCCTGGGATGGAGACCTGGACGACAGTGCCCTGAGGTGGACGGCATGGAAGACGGAACAAAATCGAGGCCGGATCTTCCTGAAG atttttgaCGTTCCATACTCCGTATTTCATTGCCTCGACTCTCAATACGAACAag TATTTCACAACCTTCAAGTGCAGTATCGTGGTTTTACGCATAAAG TTCCACAGAGCAAGACATACAGCAAACATGAACAGTTCCCTCTGCTAG GCAAAGAGTTCCTCGCTCTACACCACGTGGCCGTCGCACCGAACGAGGTGGAGGTGGGATGCCTGTGTTTGCTCTGTGAAAGGAGGGTGTACAAAGAGGAAATTGAAGCTCATGTCTTCAGTCGGGAACACGTATCAACATTCCTG gaCTGTTTTCATCCGGACTCACTGACTTACTGTACTGTGGACGCTGAAACGCTTCTGGACTTGGCAAAGCAGGCAGCAAAGCTTCACTCTCTGTCATGCATGCAG AAAATTTTCTTGGACGAACCAATCTGGGATTCATGCAGTTACCAAGAAG cAAAGATGATCCTGACAAATGCAAAGTGGACAACAGATAATGAAAATCTTGTACCTCCAATAAACCGAATGCGGAAACTGG TTTCCAGGATCCCTCCAAAACACACTAACAAACAGCTGCAGACAGATGACCAGAAAGCAGGCACCATCACTGACACGAAAGAAAAAGGCCTGAATCAAGAAGAACAAACTAGTGGCCAGGAGGCACTGTCGAGAGAAACCAAAGTTGCTACAGAAAAAGAAGGACCTCAAAAAGTGTGTctgaaggatttaaaaaatgaaggagAGACTGTCCTGTCAGTGAAGTTGAGCACAGAAGAGGCTATGACTGAAAACCCAAAGGAGACGGTCGTGGAGAGCCACAAAAATACTGAAGAAAATAACAGTGCTCTGACTAAACCAGGAGGCAGCTCAAGTATCAAACCGGAAGCAacccaacaacaaaacaacGAGAGAAAAAGGCCAATGACTTCAGATGAAACCAGTGGAAATGGATGCAAAATGAGCCCAAAAAGACAGCGGCTCACCTCCAACAAGTCGTGTTTTGAAGAACCCACCAAAATGTCACAAGAAAGTGGCACAAAAGTGATGAACACAAATGCAGCTGATAAGGAAGAGGATCACAAGAAG gctGTGTGTTCTTCCAATGAGCGAAGTGCAGCGCCAGGCACATCCGATAAAAAACCCACAAGCAACACAGATCAACAGAAATCAACCCTCTCTGAGAACTCCCACACTTCACCTGTACCAAAAAGTAACAAAGAGCCCGCCGACGGGAGAAACAGTGCTGGTTCAAGTCCTcgaagcacaaacacaaaatataaagcAGACGTTTCTCCAACCAAAATGAAATCATTAACGTTTGAAGGATCTACTAAATCTGAAAAACCGCAAACCGTTCCTTCCACCACTCCATCGAACACGTTGAAATCTACCGCAGGCCCttacacacagacaaaaaccACCACTTCAAAAACATCCACTCCAGAGTCCCAAACAGCGTCCATGGcaccaaaaagtaaaacagcatCTAAAGAAACATGCAGGGCTCCATCCTCGTCTGACACAGGATCTGCAGCGACGCTTAAATCCGAACATCCTCTCAAATCCAAAGATCCAGCAGCACCTAAGACTAAGGAAACATCATCTGCCACTTCTGAAATGGCTAAACCACAAGTCATAAACGTAAATACCAAATCATCTGTAAACTCATTGACGGGGGGAAACCCAGACTCTGAAACAGCTGTTCAGAAGAGGAAACCGCCGGCCTCTCTTCACCAGAAACCAGAAGAAATCAAGAAGGTACGGAAAGACCTGCCTCATGTTGCTTTGAGCAAGACAATGCCTGGTGGAAACTTTCCTAAAGTTG GAAAGAACTACCTGGTTGTGGTATCCTGTGAACAAAAGCAGCAGGTCTATTGTCTGTTGTGTTCAGTCAGACTGATTGCATCCAGCCACCTGATGGACTCTGTCCACCAGTACAAATACGTG aAACTGAAATATCCTGAATGGCCTGGGAACGAGAAGATGGAAAACGAGTTAAACCGCATCATTCATAAGTTGGCAAATGTTGACAAAGAGTTGCCTCACACTCAGATTGTTCAA AGATTGGAGGTGAAAAAGGACGTGTACCAAACACTGGGTCAACTCCCAGACCACTTGG CTATAGAAACAGTGAAAACACTGGTGAAACAAAGAGACCTAAAGGCCTCATCGTCTCCCTCAGTCGATAACACGGAGCATGCTTCCAAGGGCATTTCCAGTCCCTGTGATGTTTCAAGCTCAGGTGATT GGATCCCAGCATTTCACGATGAAATGTCAGATTCTGCAGACGGCCATCAACTCTGGGCCAGCCTGGACCAAGCGTTGG AAATGGAGTGCGTCGATGAAGATGCTTTGTCTCCAGGTCAATCATTTAGCGAAAAGAGCTCAGATGAGGAAGATTTGCAAGTGGATGAAGAGATCCAGGATGTAGCTGAGACCATGCAAACCCAGGATCCACAACAAGTCTTGGATCAATGTGCTCAAGCTGAAGATACGGCAG AGACGATCCTGAAAAATGCGGAAAGGCGTTGTCCAGCTGAGTTACAGAGACACCAGCGGTCAAGTGGTAAAGATCTAGAAGCACAAAATCTGATTCAGGAGCACCAACAATCGATGACTGACGATAAAGCTGGAGATGTAGCAG aaACTGCCCAGCTGAATCAGCTGAAGGTGCAAGATGACAGTCGGTCTCATCGTGAAGTCACACTTGTCGTGGCAGGACAGCAGAACCAGTCAGGCAACAAAGCCAAACCAGCTCCTGTACTTCACTTACGAGCTGAAGAGCACAGTTCTTCACAGGCAAACTCCACTAGTTTGACTG GAAAAGATTTTCTACAATCGagtgattttcacattttcctgaCGGAAAGTAATCAGGATCCTAATAAGGTTGCTG GCAGGGCATATGTGTGGGAGTGTCATAGTTCATATCAGAAAACCTTCCTGTGTGAAATCTGTGAAGAGATGCTCTCATCCCGAGATATCTGTCGACATATGGTCAGCCTCGACCACCAGCTCAAATACTTG CGGAGGGAGGACCAAAGGTTCCTGGACATGTTTTGGCTGCAGGATGACTTACCTCTGCACTTTAAAAATCAGGTTTTAATGAATGTTATCCAAGCACTGTCGAAGCGGGAGATGGCTCTTAATGTTAAACCAAAG tACATATGGCTGACACCTGAGTTGCATAAAGTTCTCCTAGCAACGCCTTTCAGTAAAG CATTagaaatttttaaaagcatCAGAGATGAAGATTTGAGAGTTTTTCATCCATCTGCCTCTGCTGGTCATCAGACGAGCGAGCGTCACAAGAACG GACAGCAGACTGCAGAGCCGCGGAGCATACAGGAGTCTCTTCCTGCAAATAGCATGTCGGCTCAAATACTCCAAAAAGACCAAAGAAGGGAAATGG CTGATCAGAATCCGGATAAAGCACAGCCTAAAGAGCCAACCCTGGCTGAAAGTTTTGATCCTGTTGGAAGTGGAAGAACCTTGAGGATGGATGTAATCTCTTCCTCTTCAAAGACTGACCATGCGGTCCTTCCAGACCCAAATGTTGGTGCACAAAACCTAAGGCCTCTAGAAGCGACTCCTCCAAACTCAAAAGTTGATCCTGTTTTTCCTTCAAGCTCCACTGTTGTAGCTCTCAGTCTAGAGCCCTGCAGTAGTTCTCTTCAGCCACACTACACATCGTCTGTCTCTCAGATTGAAGGAAGCCCTCGTCCTCAAGAGCTGAATGCTCTTTACTCGAAACATAACCTTGTTGTTCCTTCATTTTCCCCAAATCCCAATCTAAACACATGTAGTGGTGATCCTCTACAGCCAGGATTCAATCCGGGTGTCTCTCAGCTCAGACAAAACTCTGGTCCTCTTGAAATGAACTCCAACTCAGTAACTGATCTGATTCCTTCAAGCTTTGTAAATCTCAATCAACCGATCAGCAGTGTTCCTTTACTGAGAGATATAAACTCTATGCATCAAGATTTCTGGCAATTTACTTCAAAGCTAGTCTCTGTGATCAAGACTAGCAATCAGCCAGCTTTAAATACTGCTGAAAGTAGAGAGGTCATGAAGATGAGCCATTCACTTGTTGTTCCTCAAGGAAATGCTATAGTTCCCACTGCTGACCTCAGAGAGCCGCACAGGTTACACATCAGTGTTCCTAAGGACATCAGCAAAATTGGAAACCCAAAACCCAATGAGACTGGGATCAATCAGCTGCCCATTAATACCATCATAACTTCCAGGTCCAGCCACATTAAGCAGACGTTTAAAGGCCAAACTCGCACTGATGTGAGCAGACGGCAACAGCCGCCAACACTGAGCCACACTGAGACTGTGGCGTCTCCAGGAGGCGTCAACCCTTACATCCAACCAGCTTATCTCCCAAGTGTGCATCCGGGTTCTGTTCTAACACAGAGCCAGCTTCCCCTCGATGCTTTTTACCGGCAGTATGTGTATCCAAGCCAGAGCTACCTTCAGCCGGTAGTGAACCCCATGAACATGCCTTCATTCGGTTGCAGTTTAACAGAGCAGATGCCTGTAGTTTGGACGAATGCTGATATGCAGGTGTACTACTCCAGGAGGCCTGAAAGTGAGCAATGA